From a region of the Hymenobacter jejuensis genome:
- a CDS encoding FAD-dependent oxidoreductase, producing the protein MAEYLPPTTEQEFHANFAQIKPRMNNTEALYESSRCLFCFDAPCIKACPTGIDIPQFIRQINTGNVTGAALTIYEANYFGNACGKVCPTEVLCEGACVYNLQDVKPIEIGRLQSFATRQVIESDRKLFGPGLTNGRKVAVIGAGPAGISCACELRALGYEVDVFEARSQPSGLTVYGVAPYKITNEEVLAEMAYLQAQFGYRVQYNSPITTREDLQALEEAYDAIFLGIGLGKTNALLLPGEERENCVGAVEFIEQLRQHHHRVAVGRKVIVLGGGNTAMDAASESSRLGAENVILAYRRGKEEMGAYDFEYDLAKSVGVKGLFNVAPVEIVGNGKVEGVKFIRTATVDGQVQIVPGSEFVEPCDMVIKATGQAKQTHFLSYIPGLQVDSKGRVVADAYTGQTTNPKYFASGDARNGGAEVVNAAAEAKVAARGIHTYLTSTN; encoded by the coding sequence ATGGCCGAGTACCTTCCCCCAACCACCGAACAAGAATTCCACGCGAACTTCGCTCAGATCAAGCCCCGAATGAATAACACCGAGGCGCTGTACGAAAGCTCGCGGTGCCTGTTTTGCTTCGACGCGCCCTGCATCAAAGCCTGCCCAACAGGCATCGACATTCCGCAGTTTATTCGGCAGATCAACACGGGCAACGTCACGGGCGCGGCCCTCACGATCTACGAGGCGAATTACTTCGGGAATGCCTGCGGCAAAGTATGCCCGACGGAGGTGCTTTGTGAAGGAGCGTGCGTATATAACTTGCAGGATGTGAAGCCGATAGAGATCGGGCGGTTGCAGAGCTTTGCCACCCGGCAGGTGATCGAAAGCGACCGCAAGCTGTTTGGTCCGGGCCTCACAAACGGGCGAAAAGTAGCCGTGATTGGGGCCGGTCCGGCGGGTATTTCCTGCGCCTGCGAACTCCGGGCTTTGGGCTACGAGGTAGATGTGTTTGAAGCCAGATCACAGCCTTCGGGCCTGACGGTGTACGGGGTGGCTCCTTACAAAATCACCAACGAAGAGGTCCTGGCCGAGATGGCGTATTTGCAGGCGCAGTTTGGCTACCGGGTACAGTACAATTCGCCCATTACGACCCGGGAAGACTTGCAGGCCTTGGAAGAAGCCTACGACGCCATTTTCCTGGGCATCGGTTTGGGCAAAACCAACGCTTTATTGCTGCCCGGTGAGGAGCGCGAAAATTGCGTGGGCGCGGTAGAATTTATCGAGCAGCTCCGTCAGCACCACCACCGGGTAGCCGTCGGCCGAAAAGTAATCGTATTGGGCGGCGGCAACACAGCCATGGATGCCGCCTCGGAATCGTCACGCCTGGGGGCGGAAAATGTAATTCTGGCCTACCGGCGCGGCAAAGAAGAGATGGGCGCGTACGATTTTGAATACGACCTGGCCAAGAGCGTCGGCGTGAAAGGGCTGTTCAATGTGGCGCCGGTCGAAATCGTAGGCAACGGCAAGGTAGAAGGCGTAAAATTCATCCGTACGGCCACCGTCGACGGGCAAGTGCAAATCGTGCCCGGCAGCGAATTTGTGGAGCCTTGCGACATGGTCATCAAAGCAACCGGGCAAGCCAAACAAACCCACTTCCTGAGTTATATACCTGGTTTGCAAGTAGATAGCAAGGGGCGTGTCGTTGCTGACGCGTACACCGGCCAAACCACCAACCCCAAATATTTCGCCTCCGGCGACGCCCGCAACGGTGGCGCCGAAGTAGTAAACGCCGCCGCCGAAGCCAAAGTAGCCGCCCGCGGCATTCACACTTATCTGACCAGTACAAACTAG